In the Sorghum bicolor cultivar BTx623 chromosome 4, Sorghum_bicolor_NCBIv3, whole genome shotgun sequence genome, CTGTTCTCAATTAACTTCAGAGCATAGGTGAAAATGGTACTTGTGAGCCTTGAAATGTACCAATTAAATTAGTTGTGGCATCATCTGACTACTACATTTTACCACCTTATAAATGCACATAGTAAGTAGCAACCTACCTGGTTCGTAAACTTGAACAAAGTTTCTGTGTACACTCTTCTTAATCGCTCATTATCTGTATACGAACAATTACTCATTTCTCCTGACCTCAAGAAGGTAAGTAAATGACTAGCTATTGTATAATTTACAGTGTGTTTAAACTTGCAGACATCACTGGAGTGGTTAACATTTCTTAAGACCTGTAACGTGCAATCCAAGGGCTTCACGCCTCTTGAGATCAGCAGTACAGTTTACTCTTAAAGCCTGGATTTCCATAAgtgcatctttgtacccctattcATAAAAAGGAACCGAAAGGCAACACAAGACCAATAAGGAGGGCAAAAAATGCTAACAAGTATGTAGAATGAATGGTACAAGCCATCTACCTTATGTAATGTAAACTCATACAGTTGGACTTATAGAAACTAGTGAACTTCTGTATATATACGACCAAGGCAAAAGCCATCTGCAGCATTTGTTTTCGACTAACCCACAGCATTATCCTAATACAACATCCAACTAGCAGGCAGCTGATAGTCCGCCACCAACAGGACCAGAAATCTGGTCGAACATGCCAATGTAACTGAGGCACCCATTACCGACTTGCAAATGCAGCCATTGGAGCATTTCATCAAACATGAGCTGAGGAGTGAGCACGTGCTACCCTACGCTTAGGCTGAAAAATGAACTATCACTACAATTTTCAAATCTGACTCTGGCTGCCTAGCGAAGAGAACCAATCATGCCCTAGCTCACTAGCTCCGATCTGGGCGACGGTTGCTCACCCACTCTAGTCCAAATCGAAGGGGCTGAGAATACTCTAGGTCTACTTTTGTTGAGGATTATGTGTTGATTTGAGTTCGGGGTTACAGCTTGGAGGTCGTGTGCAAGCGGAGTCCATGTCCTAGGATTTTTATGTATGTGCTTGGCTTGGTAACACTACATGCAGCCATTTAACCTGTTGACATTCCAGTCACATTTGCTTGAAAGAAGATGTTTCTTCTTTGGATTTTGCTACGGTTGAAATTTGTTTGCGTTTCTCCATGTAGGTCAAATCCTCACTAAGTGACCATGGCTTGGATTAGTTCACTACAGGTGGTTAGAAATGTCTCAAACAATCGGAACTTAGAGCAGATAGATAGACCTATGATTTCTCCAAACATATATTTGTTTTCCACAATAGGTGCTCacattgaactaaaaaaaaggTGCTCACATCGCTTCCTGCTGTACCAGGTTCCACATAAATATTTGTGAAGCATGTATCAACATATTCCTTTTCTGGGGCATCCTCATACCATTTTTTAAACACTACAGAACATAGCAGTCATGTATGATGCAGGTTGTTGTCACAAGAAAGGATAGAAAAATTGGTCAGTAACTAACACAATATTACATCATAGTTGTGACTATGAATTATATTTTACCGATAGATATTTGTTCTCTATTCAGCAACACCATGTACTTCCAAAGTTTGACAAGTGGCTATTTAAGTGATTGCAGGCTTAGATAATTTTTGGAACACACACTACATTGCTCCAGAAACTGTCTGAAGAAAGGGTATCAATCTGCACTAGCAATCACATTAATAAGTGAGTCCCTGAATCTGCAGCACCAAGGACTTTGAGAATTAGACTGAACATGCAGTACTGTTCAATTGTAATAGGTGACAGAAATCCATGGGCCACACTTCCTTCTCCCGCTGCGTACAGGTTCAGATTGTGTCTCATCTTTGGCCTTATGGAATCCTTCCCACGAGCAATAGAAACACTTATTTATCAGCAATTCATTCTTCGCTTTGTGCTGACTGACACGTACCGGAAACCCAACATGTGCAGCATAGGCTTTGTAGAACTCTCTGGCTAATTCAATATCCTCAAATGTCATGCCAACTGCTGGCTTTAAGGACTCATCGCATTCTGCTGTGTAAGATGAGCCCTGCATGAAAACAACATTATTGCGTAAACATGAATGACTGTTGGTAGAGATcatgcatttttattttttggtaACATAGCAACAACAGAAAATTTCTTACTGAGAAAGGTACAAACCATGATTTTTGTGGTGCTGTAGACCCTACCCTCAAACAGTGGCGGAGCTTCTCACAAACCAATAGGGGCCATGGCCACCCCTAAACTTGTGTAAACTTCATTAGTTGCAGCCATTCTGGCTTGATAAAAACTAAAGATTAGCCTTGTTCTTTAATGGTTGGCCCCTGCTGGATTTAGGTCCAAGCTCCACCACTGCCCTCAAAGTCATGTATCCACAACCCGGTGCGAAGGATGATCTATTAATCTTTGCATAAGAAAGCATGAATATGTTATGTGGTAATTATGTCTTTGAAATACATTACACGGTACATTTTTTCATACATTGAATGATATACTCCATGATTTTCAGGATGCTGCACATCTCACTCCAAAAGTGGCATCCACTTGGACTACTGATTCGGCATCATACAACACATCCAGTGAATCAGGTGCTACAGCGTTGCTCGTGTCAACATTGACAAAGAGAGAGAACACATATGAATTAATTGTTGTTTGCCGAAAAAAGAGGATAGTAATTTTGTTACAAACAGCTTACAACACACCCACATCTATTGATAACATACAAGCCGCATTCAAGCATAccctttcttttatttatttttgtgaaTTACACAAGTATAGATGCAGACGTTCAACGCGTACACACACTCAACCTAACGGGAACATTGGCGTTTCAGGAACGTCTACATTCCTGGAATGTGGAACATGAGAACAGGAACGAGAATCATGTTCCCATTCCCAGGCTGCTAAGACTTCAATCCGGGTGGATAAATCCCACCGCAAGGACCCTAACCAACTTGGTATTAATAACATTAGCATGGTCCAATCCGTAGCAAAGATTCCACATATGGCACCATGTAATGCGAAAAAGGGTGTCCCTGATAGATAAAATTTACCCCTTTCCCGTGAACATACACCAAGTTAAATGGCATACTGACCACTGTTTCAAGAGATCCATCATGGAGGTTGCACTTCAAAAGGTGAAGAGCATCCACAGAGAGGAATATTGTGCCTTGATCAGCTGAAGCACAAGCATAAACACGAAGAAGCCTTGGTACGGGCAGATTGACACGACAACGTAGTGACCATGTTATTATGTTTTGTCCATCTTGTGCTAACCAAATGGAGACTTCACGAGAGGAGGGGGAGTGGACATAGCACAGATTGCCACTTAGCTCACACAGAAGGTCATTGGTACTTAGGTAGCTCCTGCATGGAGGATTGGGGTGCACAGTGAACGTATCATCGCGCATGCTGAATCGGAGGATAACATCTGTGTCGAGCTTGCTGTGGTCAGCGTCGTCAGCCACAGACTGGACTGCACTCCAATAGAAGAATCCTGGCAAGCAAATAGGAGTCCTGCCCTTGATAGGGTAAGGTGGATCAATGGTTGCTTTCCATTCCAACGTCTCTATGCCATCGCCAAGCGTCAAGACCTCATGTCCAACATCGTATTCTGTACGTTTTTGCCCTTCACTGTATGAGCGCAAGAAGTGCCTAGCCACCTTATACGTACCACTGGAAGGATCAAAGCCGAAGGCGACCCTTTGGTCCAATGCCACATTCCGGGTGCCCCGTGGCAACTCAACAAACTCCTTGGTGGCCGGGTTGCACACAAATATGTGCCCTGTAACGCTGGGGATCAGAATCAGTCCATCGCAGTGCAGGGGGATGGTGAAATATGGGATGCCACCAGGACGAGGCTTGCTCTTCATAATGAGCTTGGCGACATTGCTTTGCCGTGCTGGCCGGAAGCTGAAGATGTGGACGAAACCAGAGGCCAGCTTTGTCGGTCTCGGCTGCTCCTTCCGAGGGACTATGACCATGGATGATGAGCTTCTAGCTCTTGCAAGTTCCAAGTGCAGGCGGACGAAATGAGCGCTGGCTATGGTGGCGCACCACGCCTTGCAAACAGATTTGAAGCGCACAAGGGACTTCACAGGAAGGCGCACCAGGATCTCGAACAGCAGCACCTCATCTGGAATCATGCTGCCACCACCGACCTCCGGTGCCACTGGACGGTGTCGTTTGGAGATCGGCTGGTTCATATATCAGCCCTTATTAATCCTGACTGCCTTCAATCTGCTCTATCCAGACTGGTTCATATATTCGTCCTTATTAATCCTGACTGCCTTCAATCTGCTCTATCTAGCCCTGCGCGTCCACATGTATATATAAGTAGTCAGAATACGGGCAAGCACAAAACTGACTCGGAATTGAGACCCGATACTGATCGGTATCATACTAAAACAACCAAAAAAATTCGTAACTGACTCGGAATTGAGACCCGATACCGATCGGTATCATACTAAAAACAACCAAAACAATCGTATGTGGATCAGATTCGAACAAATCTATaccttattattttattatatattcaaAATTTTGTTCTGCCATCAGTCTGCCGCGTTCCCTTCGGAGTCCATACAGCGGAGACTTTTATACGGCGGAGACTTAGATCCGTACAGCCTGCAAAGGATAATAATATATATGAATATAAAAGCGGTAGAGAGTTAAATCTGTACAGCCTGCAAAGGATAATAGTAGCGCCGGCCAAAGAGAAGGGAAAAAGAAAACGGCCAAAGATCCAAAAATCGAATCGAAAAAGAACTCCAAATAAATAAATCGAATAAAAAGGCAACGAACCATGGCTGCGACCCAGACAAGAACCAACGGCGCACCCAGCAAACGCACAGCGCCCCCGGTCCGACTAGAAGGCGACCTTCAGCAACACGCGCCCGGCGTCCACGGGTGGCACTCCCAAGCGGCGGCTGCGGCCACCATGGATTCGCCGATTTGGCTGCTTCTTGGCCAAAGCCCAAAGGAAACTCGATTAGGTTGAGGTACTTTGGGAGAGTAGATTTGGGGAGAGGAGAAAGTAGGGGAGAAGAAGTGGATTTGCCCGTCTGGGGGTGGGAACAGACCGAGCGGAGATTTTGCCGTAGGGTAGGGCGGAGGGGCGCGGTCCGTGCGGAAGAAGAAGAGCGGATGGGTGCGGTGCGGCCGTGCGGGTCTGCCGTCTGCGGACGGGAAAAGCAGCACCGCATGTATATGCGCGTGTACGGTCTATCCTGGCCGTTGATTCGGCCGGCGGGTCCCACCATTGCATCGCTGGGATGAAACGCCACGCGAAgtgattaggccttgtttagttaaaaaaacaaaaactttttttttaagcacatcgaatcttgcggcacatgcatggagtattaaatatagataaaaacaaaaactaattacacagtttgtgtaaatcacgagacgaatcttttaagtctagttactctataattggacaatgtttgtcaaataaaaataaaagtgctacggtatcaaaattcaaaaaaaaaagttctaaataaggcctaacttTGTTTGGACAACCTAGCTTCCACAGTTTATCCCAAACTGGGTGTTCAATAGATGTACTACCGCCCTGTCCACCATTTATGCTTTCTCTGTGGCGTTTCACccaatctcctacaactaaaaagaaagaaagtaaGACCACAATTTGGTGCGACAAATACATCCTTCCGTCGGTCCGCTGGAGGTGCGAACCGCGCCCTCGATACCGTATCCACGGCTTCCCTCTAAATGCCACTCCTAGGAGAGATCTCGGCCAAGTCTCACTAAAAATGCCACTTTTGTGGACCCATATAAAGGCTTATTGATTTTATACCACTCAACAAATCACGTATCCTTGCCAGAAATTGCGTATCCATCAGAAATCACGGACCCTCGCCAGAAATCGCGCATCCTCACCTCCCTCCGCCTCTCAGGTCTCGCTCGCTACCAGCGCCTACCTCCGACGCATCTGCTCCTGCGAGGCGTATCCTCGCCTCCCTCCGCCTCTCAGCTACCAGTGCCTACCTCCGACGCATCTGCTCCTGCGAAGACGGCGGCACGACTGCTCCGGTGTGGCGGCACGGCTCGCCATGGCTGTGCCACTCGGCCGCGCAGTCTGTGTGATTGTGAACGTTGACGTCACTTGATCTCTCTCGCCGCTCGGACTGCCAGCGTGAAAAGTGAGGTAATTGGTGATCCTGTGTTAGCCTTAGCCATACACTAAAAGAATTAAATTACAACATTTGGAAACCTGTGTTAGCGTTAAATTTCAGCAAGGGTGAAAGAAGTTGTTTACATAGATCAAACCATCCGTAGATGAAGGCATACACTGACCATTGCCCAAGTCTAAAGTTCAGGACCGACTCCTTACAATTCCGATCTTTGTCAACAAACCTTCGCCTGTGCTTGTAGACTTATACCACTAACTCTAGAGCTTAAATGGTTAGCGTTTGATTAATTTCAGCAAGggtaaaataatttaattacaTAGATCAAACCTTCGCCTGTACTTGTGGACTTATACCACTGACTCAAGAGCTTAAATGGTTAGCGTTAGATTAATTTCAGCAAGAGTAAAATAATTTAGTTACATAGATTAAACCTTCGCGCTGGTGGACACCTTATTAAATGGTTAGCGTTAGATCAATTTCAGCAAAggtaaaataatttaattacaTAGATCAAACCTTCGCCTGTGCTTGTGGACACCTTGTTGTATTAGTGAGTGTTATGTTTTTTGTGCCCAAATGGCTCATGTCAGAATCACTCTATTACTCAATTTCCTAACTTTATCATAGTCTCAACAGAATATAGGAAAACAAGTAGCATATATTGTCGGACTGCTATAGTTCTAAAATAGATATAATAGTATCATCTATTTTCAATTACAAATAGCGAATTGGATTGCTATCTGCTTTATCTATTGTCGGATTGCTACAATTTTACAATATTGTTTACCTAGGTAACTTTTTTTGCAATAACAAGATTTATTGACCATATTATTTTGTAGGCACAATATTGTTGAAAGTGATATATACTGTTATGGATATGCCAAAGCCAACTGATTATCTGGTACCTTTAGGGGACCTTACAAATACAACAGACAGAGGTATATAAAGTTTTAAAATATATCTACTATTATATGCTCGTGATAATCCAGTTTGCTAAAACCATGCATTGCATTATTGTCCAATTCGTCAATAATGTTGATAGTAGTACATCCACAATTAAGCCTTTGTTATTTATTTGAGCCTCCAATTCTGTGGCCGGATATCCTAAATTTTTGCAATctaagtttttgttttcattgttGCAGTGTAGATCATGAGGCTTTGGAGATGATCCTAATGTGAGTTTACTGAAAAACATATATTCAGTTccttgtaatttatttttttatgggcatgatgcagtagtGTAATTTAGATCAACAATTTAGATAGAAAGTGATGATGTAATAGTATGGttgcaaattaattaattttgatTTTTTCATTGTGGTGTAGTTGAGTGCTTTGAGAAAAGAAAACCGGTTCTTTCAATTGTTATTTCACCTAATAACACTATAATATTCTTTGAGATAACTGAAAAGCTGGGCAACATGAAAGATACCTAGATATGCATTCTTGTGAGGGAAGATTCATACTAAAATTATTCATGGTTTTTCCCTCTATTATCATTAACAACCGTTATATTCATAGCTTTAATTAACCTAACTCGATTGCACTGTAGCAATGCCACATTCTACAAGGATGTTTCTGTGTTAAATGTGTCCATTTACATTTGTTGTCAAGAAATTTAATTCATCATCACATATACTTATTCCTGTTTCAGAGATCTACAAGGAGTCCTAAAGTCCAATGACACTTACTAAGCGGATCAAAGGCCAAAAAAGGCCACCACACGTGGCTCCGAGGATCAGTCTCCAGGTTTGGGAAGCCGAACAATGCGTCGAGGAGTGCACTAGATGCTGGCGAGGTTGCCCTTTGGGAGCATCACATCACTGTCAAACCGGAGCTCAAGGAGGCCGTGCTTCGTGCAAGCAAGTGTCTGGTAATAAATTTGCTCCCCCTGTCTCACATATTGGATGGACATAATATTAGTAGATTTTGGGTTTAGATAGTTGTTTCTTTGATGCTCAGATGTTTAGCTCAAAATTTATATGGTTCAAATTTACAGATTTGTCTCCCATTCATTCTATGCTTTGTACTTTAGGAAGTGTTGCAGGCTGCAGCACCTAAAGTTGAACTTCCATCAAGAAGTACATCTAAGAGAAACACAACCAAATCTGATAGCTTAAGTTCTGAACAACAGGAGACAGAAGGGTCTGAGATGGCTTATGCAAGCCCTAGGACTGATATGTCAAGACAAGAAGAATAAATGGTACTTactattttgatttttttttgtagaAGGTCAGTGCATTACTAATGTggatgtttttttaaaaaaatagacaTACCATAACTTTGACATGAGTAGAACCTCAAATTATTGTGATAATTATGTCTCTGAAAACTTTAAATGTATCGATCATAACTTAAAAACTACTCGATGTTTGTTTATCCATTCTGATGACATTCTTGTGTCAATAGAAACAATTCATTTGCTTTCAAGTAACATTACTTGTATTCTTGATATATAAACTTGTTTACTTATCAGTTGGAACTGGGCTGCTTG is a window encoding:
- the LOC8069961 gene encoding putative F-box protein At2g02030, whose protein sequence is MNQPISKRHRPVAPEVGGGSMIPDEVLLFEILVRLPVKSLVRFKSVCKAWCATIASAHFVRLHLELARARSSSSMVIVPRKEQPRPTKLASGFVHIFSFRPARQSNVAKLIMKSKPRPGGIPYFTIPLHCDGLILIPSVTGHIFVCNPATKEFVELPRGTRNVALDQRVAFGFDPSSGTYKVARHFLRSYSEGQKRTEYDVGHEVLTLGDGIETLEWKATIDPPYPIKGRTPICLPGFFYWSAVQSVADDADHSKLDTDVILRFSMRDDTFTVHPNPPCRSYLSTNDLLCELSGNLCYVHSPSSREVSIWLAQDGQNIITWSLRCRVNLPVPRLLRVYACASADQGTIFLSVDALHLLKCNLHDGSLETVVSMPFNLVYVHGKGVNFIYQGHPFSHYMVPYVESLLRIGPC